A single genomic interval of Helianthus annuus cultivar XRQ/B chromosome 6, HanXRQr2.0-SUNRISE, whole genome shotgun sequence harbors:
- the LOC110866081 gene encoding uncharacterized protein LOC110866081, which yields MLKVSPLKGVIRFGKKGKLKPRYIGPFEVTSKVGPVAYRLKLPEQLAGIHNTFHVSNLRKCLVDEAQQIPLEDVQVDEKLNFIEEPLQIEDRKVKKLRKKEIPLVKVKWNARHGPNFTWELENIMKDKYPYLFK from the coding sequence atgcttaaagtatcacctctGAAAGGAGTGATTCGGTTTGGAAAGAAGGGAAAGTTGAAACCCCGATACATTGGGCCTTTTGAAGTAACAAGCAAAGTAGGACCAGTGGCTTATCGGCTAAAACTTCCTGAACAGCTGGCAGgaatacataatactttccatgtatcaaatttaaGGAAGTGCCTAGTGGACGAAGCCCAACAAATACCCCTGGAAGACGTACAGGTTGACGAAAAACTCAACTTCATTGAAGAACCACTACAAATCGAAGATAGGAAGGTTAAAAAGTTACGCAAGAAGGAAATCCcgttagtcaaagtcaagtggaacgcACGTCATGGACCCAACTTTACATGGGAACTAGAAAACATAATGAAAGATAAGTACCCTTATCTTTTTAAGTAa